Genomic segment of Nostoc sp. TCL240-02:
TCTTAAGAAGGAGTAATGAGTAACAAGTAATAAGTAATGAGTAAATACCCATTTTTCATACACTCATTACTCATTACTCTTTACTCATTACTTTAAAGCCGTGCTGGAAGCACAGGGTTTTAAACCAATTTTTCTGATAATTCTCCTTCCCAATTCCCCATTCCCAACTTATGAAAATTTGGCAGGTTGATTTTTATCGTCGTCCCTCACAAGATGCATCGGGACAAATTTTATGGGATTTGTTGATTTGTGACGCAACTCGCAGCTTTGAGTATGAAGCTACCTGTCTCCAGTCAGCAGCAAATTCTAATTGGGTTGCAGATCAACTTGAGTTAGCATCTGGTGAAAAATTGCCAGATGTGATTCAGGTATTTCGTCCTCAGTCTCTAAGTTTAATTGAGGCAGCTGGACGCAATTTAAGTATAAATATCGAACCTACCCGCCACACTTTGGCCTTAAAGCAGTGGTTACAAGAAAAGCAGTATCCCTCAACGCTGGATAAGCCACCTCCAGCACCATTACCAGAGAACCTCTGGGGAGAACAATGGCGGTTTGCGACTCTAGCTGCTAGTGATGTGGAAACGAGTTTTAGCGATCGCCCCATTCCCATTTTGCACATCCCAGAACATCTCAAACCCATCAATTTGGGTTTAGCGTCAACAGTGCCCGTCCCTGGTGTAGTAATTTATGGTGGACGG
This window contains:
- a CDS encoding Tab2/Atab2 family RNA-binding protein, giving the protein MKIWQVDFYRRPSQDASGQILWDLLICDATRSFEYEATCLQSAANSNWVADQLELASGEKLPDVIQVFRPQSLSLIEAAGRNLSINIEPTRHTLALKQWLQEKQYPSTLDKPPPAPLPENLWGEQWRFATLAASDVETSFSDRPIPILHIPEHLKPINLGLASTVPVPGVVIYGGRQSMRLARWLQQARPVALNYISGAPDGLVLEAGLVDRWIVATFEDPEVTTAAQTFEQRKKHCRGLHFLLVQPDDSGMTYSAFWLLQAED